From Alphaproteobacteria bacterium, the proteins below share one genomic window:
- a CDS encoding DNA polymerase Y family protein: MRPSPSPCDKGSDWPSSPLATIEKVHGRLVIVAADRAAQSAGIFPGQPLADARALEPALRVHDADLGADRQALAHLAEWCTRYTPWTAPEALEPGGAGGVFLDVSGCAHLFGGEAALLADIVARIERNGFSARAAIADTAGAAWAVARFASSTFIGDLVVPPGGQRQALAALPVAALRLSPETAAGLERLGLRRIEALYPLPRAPLARRFGLDLCRRLDRALGRLDEPISPRLYHEPWRLRLAFAEPVARREDVAAGLEQLLHTLCRRLAAERQGARRLVFTLYRTDGTTQRAEIGTSFPLREVRHLSRLFTEKLDRLDYDFSFGLGVDLMVLTAPVVEPLEAAQASL, encoded by the coding sequence ATTCGTCCGTCCCCTTCCCCTTGCGACAAGGGGAGCGACTGGCCGTCTAGCCCGCTCGCGACGATCGAGAAGGTCCACGGTCGGCTCGTCATCGTCGCCGCGGACCGTGCTGCGCAATCGGCGGGGATCTTTCCGGGTCAACCGCTTGCAGACGCGCGGGCGCTCGAGCCGGCCTTGCGCGTGCACGATGCCGATCTCGGCGCGGACCGCCAGGCGCTCGCGCACTTGGCCGAATGGTGCACGCGCTACACGCCGTGGACTGCCCCCGAGGCGTTGGAGCCGGGCGGGGCCGGCGGGGTCTTTCTTGACGTGAGCGGCTGTGCACACCTTTTCGGCGGTGAGGCGGCCCTGCTCGCCGACATCGTTGCACGGATCGAACGAAACGGCTTTTCCGCGCGTGCTGCCATCGCAGACACGGCCGGGGCCGCTTGGGCGGTTGCCCGTTTCGCGTCCTCCACCTTCATCGGGGATCTGGTGGTGCCCCCCGGCGGCCAGCGCCAGGCGCTCGCGGCCCTGCCCGTCGCCGCGTTACGGCTTTCGCCCGAGACGGCGGCGGGACTCGAGCGTCTGGGGCTGCGCCGCATCGAAGCCCTTTACCCTTTGCCGCGCGCCCCGCTTGCGCGGCGCTTCGGGCTGGATCTTTGCCGCCGTCTCGATCGAGCGCTCGGTCGTCTCGACGAGCCGATCTCGCCGCGGCTCTACCACGAGCCTTGGCGTCTTCGCCTCGCCTTCGCCGAACCGGTCGCCCGTCGCGAGGACGTCGCCGCCGGGCTCGAACAACTGCTCCATACCCTCTGCCGTCGCCTCGCCGCGGAGAGACAAGGTGCGCGTCGGCTCGTCTTCACGCTCTACCGGACGGACGGCACAACGCAGCGCGCCGAGATCGGCACGTCTTTTCCCTTGCGGGAGGTGCGGCACCTTTCCCGCCTCTTCACCGAGAAGCTCGACCGCCTCGACTACGACTTCAGCTTCGGGCTCGGCGTCGATCTCATGGTGCTGACGGCACCCGTGGTCGAGCCGCTCGAAGCGGCACAGGCAAGCCTC